In one window of Frigoriglobus tundricola DNA:
- a CDS encoding IS1595 family transposase, translated as MRGKKGVRHPNPDDPPRRRANKRRGHGNFANDRPPVVGVVSRDTGAIVLEVVERTDQETLIAVVTEHTDDGATVYTDEWSGYARLSAEGRGHATVNHTPGQREWARDDDGDGIREVHDNTLEGLWAALRTFLRPFRGISKHYLHQYVAVFQWAYNKVGVAGMVRTLLGLPLSTPTAS; from the coding sequence ATGCGGGGGAAAAAAGGGGTCCGGCACCCGAACCCGGACGACCCGCCCCGACGCCGGGCCAACAAGCGGCGCGGGCACGGGAACTTCGCCAACGACCGCCCGCCGGTGGTCGGGGTGGTGAGCCGGGACACCGGGGCCATCGTCCTGGAGGTCGTCGAACGAACGGACCAGGAGACCCTGATCGCGGTCGTGACCGAACATACCGATGATGGCGCGACCGTATACACGGATGAGTGGTCGGGGTACGCGCGGCTGTCCGCGGAGGGCCGCGGGCATGCCACGGTGAACCACACCCCGGGCCAACGGGAGTGGGCTCGGGATGACGACGGGGACGGGATCCGCGAGGTCCACGATAACACGCTCGAGGGCCTGTGGGCGGCCCTCCGCACGTTCCTGCGACCGTTCCGCGGGATCAGCAAGCACTACCTCCACCAGTACGTTGCCGTCTTCCAATGGGCATACAACAAGGTCGGCGTTGCGGGCATGGTCCGCACACTACTGGGCCTGCCCCTGTCCACCCCGACGGCCTCATGA
- a CDS encoding DUF1549 and DUF1553 domain-containing protein has protein sequence MSMHVRRWAVLLALIVAPGAFGPHAGAAEINAADVKSVAVHPTKLALTGADDAAQIIVTATLNDGRLADLTSEAQFAVADGKAAAVLSGGRVVPRANGTSEIVVAFGPQTVRVPLVVKSMGDNLPLNFTNQVVPVFTKLGCNSGGCHGKLAGQNGFRLSLLGFEPDLDFVTLVKESRGRRLFPANPDASLFLMKATGRAPHGGGKKMDPDSDEYKLVRRWIAAGMPWGEEKDPKVTKISVYPEHRVLPRQSKQQFAVYAHYSDGTVEDITRRAQYESNDTEIAVVDERAQVKTLGMSGEAAVMARFQGMVAVFRATVPLGVKTPEWTFADKTVVDKFTAKKWRELGLVPSELCTDEQFVRRVFVDVTGTLPTPKQVLEFVADADPAKRDKLVDRLLDTPEYAFFFANKWADILRVKRRQEAGRAQGTFAFHEWIREQVAADTPYSEFVRLIIASSGDERKSPPTVWYKEIDKPEQFVDDISQVFLGQRLACANCHHHPYEKWSQDDYWGLAAFYARVGRKEVRLPNTNPNAQDNRVQVVYTRAIGNVTNKRTQKPAEPKALDADPMPPTDEDPRTKLVDWMTDPKNPFFAKTVANRYWAHFFGRGIVDPLDDMRITNPPSNPELLDALAANLVENKYSLKALVKTICKSRTYQLASAPNEFNKHDKQAYARYYPKRLQAEVLLDALCQVTDSPTRFNGLPTDKNAPHRAIMLPDESFGSYFLDVFGRPQRISACECERVSEANLAAVLHLLNSDEVQGKISRASGRADALAKVTDKRSDAEKVEELFLWAFARKPTTDDAAAALEHIKKMEAKGGPAGRKTAYENILWALINTKEFVFNQ, from the coding sequence ATGTCGATGCACGTCCGCCGCTGGGCGGTTCTGCTCGCTTTGATCGTTGCGCCGGGCGCCTTCGGCCCCCACGCGGGCGCGGCCGAAATCAACGCCGCCGATGTGAAGAGTGTAGCGGTCCATCCCACGAAACTCGCTCTCACTGGCGCCGACGACGCGGCCCAGATCATCGTCACCGCGACCCTCAACGACGGCCGCCTCGCGGACCTCACCTCTGAGGCGCAGTTCGCCGTCGCGGACGGAAAAGCGGCCGCGGTGCTGTCCGGCGGGCGCGTCGTGCCCCGCGCAAACGGCACGAGTGAAATCGTCGTTGCCTTCGGTCCGCAGACGGTCCGCGTGCCGCTCGTCGTGAAGAGCATGGGCGACAACCTGCCGCTCAACTTCACGAACCAGGTGGTGCCCGTCTTCACCAAGCTCGGGTGCAACAGCGGCGGGTGCCACGGCAAGCTCGCCGGGCAGAACGGGTTCCGCCTGTCGCTCCTCGGCTTCGAGCCCGACCTCGATTTCGTGACGCTCGTGAAGGAGAGCCGGGGCCGCCGGCTGTTCCCCGCCAACCCCGACGCCAGCCTCTTCCTCATGAAAGCGACCGGTCGCGCCCCGCACGGCGGCGGGAAGAAGATGGACCCCGACTCCGACGAGTACAAGCTCGTCCGCCGGTGGATCGCCGCCGGCATGCCGTGGGGCGAAGAGAAGGACCCGAAGGTGACGAAGATCAGCGTGTACCCCGAACACCGCGTTCTGCCCCGACAGTCGAAACAGCAGTTCGCCGTGTACGCCCACTACTCCGACGGCACGGTCGAAGACATCACCCGTCGGGCACAGTACGAGAGCAACGATACCGAGATCGCGGTCGTGGACGAACGGGCTCAGGTGAAGACGCTCGGCATGAGTGGCGAGGCGGCCGTGATGGCCCGGTTCCAGGGGATGGTCGCGGTGTTCCGCGCGACGGTGCCGCTCGGCGTGAAGACGCCGGAATGGACCTTCGCCGACAAGACCGTAGTGGACAAGTTCACCGCGAAGAAGTGGCGGGAACTCGGTCTGGTGCCGAGCGAGCTCTGCACCGACGAGCAGTTCGTCCGGCGCGTGTTCGTGGACGTGACCGGCACGTTGCCCACGCCGAAACAGGTACTCGAGTTTGTCGCCGACGCCGACCCGGCCAAGCGCGACAAACTCGTGGACAGACTGCTCGACACCCCGGAGTACGCGTTCTTCTTCGCGAACAAGTGGGCCGACATTCTGCGCGTGAAGCGGCGCCAGGAGGCGGGCCGGGCGCAGGGCACGTTCGCGTTCCACGAGTGGATCCGCGAACAGGTCGCGGCCGACACGCCGTACAGCGAGTTCGTCCGGCTCATCATCGCGTCCAGCGGGGACGAGCGGAAGTCGCCGCCGACCGTGTGGTACAAGGAGATCGACAAGCCCGAACAGTTCGTGGACGACATCAGCCAGGTGTTCCTGGGCCAGCGGCTGGCGTGCGCCAACTGCCACCACCACCCCTACGAGAAGTGGTCGCAGGACGACTACTGGGGGCTGGCCGCGTTCTACGCGCGTGTGGGCCGTAAGGAGGTCCGGCTGCCGAACACGAACCCGAACGCCCAGGACAACCGCGTGCAGGTGGTGTACACCCGCGCGATCGGGAACGTGACCAACAAGCGGACCCAGAAGCCGGCCGAGCCGAAGGCGCTCGACGCCGACCCGATGCCCCCGACCGACGAGGACCCGCGGACCAAGCTGGTCGATTGGATGACCGACCCGAAGAACCCGTTCTTCGCGAAGACGGTCGCGAATCGGTACTGGGCGCACTTCTTCGGCCGCGGCATCGTGGACCCGCTCGACGACATGCGGATCACCAACCCGCCGTCGAACCCGGAGCTGCTCGACGCCCTGGCCGCAAACCTGGTCGAGAACAAGTACAGCCTTAAGGCGCTCGTCAAGACGATCTGCAAGAGCCGGACGTACCAGCTCGCGAGCGCCCCGAACGAGTTCAACAAGCACGACAAGCAGGCGTACGCCCGGTACTACCCGAAGCGGCTCCAGGCCGAGGTGCTCCTGGACGCGCTCTGCCAGGTGACCGATAGCCCGACGCGGTTCAACGGCCTGCCGACGGACAAGAACGCCCCGCACCGCGCGATCATGCTGCCGGACGAGTCGTTCGGCTCGTACTTCCTGGACGTGTTCGGCCGCCCGCAGCGGATCAGCGCGTGCGAGTGCGAGCGCGTGAGCGAGGCCAACCTCGCGGCCGTGCTGCACCTGTTGAACAGCGACGAGGTGCAGGGGAAGATCAGCCGCGCCAGCGGCCGGGCCGACGCGCTGGCGAAGGTCACCGACAAGCGCTCCGACGCGGAGAAGGTGGAGGAGCTGTTCCTGTGGGCGTTCGCCCGCAAGCCGACGACGGACGACGCCGCGGCGGCGCTGGAGCACATCAAGAAGATGGAAGCGAAGGGCGGCCCGGCCGGGCGGAAGACGGCCTACGAGAACATCCTGTGGGCGCTCATCAACACCAAGGAGTTCGTGTTCAACCAGTAA